The Prionailurus viverrinus isolate Anna unplaced genomic scaffold, UM_Priviv_1.0 scaffold_49, whole genome shotgun sequence nucleotide sequence TCTTCATATTACCAATAATCCTTTTTTTTGCTCTCtgaggtatttttaaatacttattgatAATCTAAtcttttagtatttcattttgtttcatctgATGGACATTGTTGaatttaattgtctttttttattgtagttgTGTTTATCAgattatcatttcttttccccatcaGCTCACATTCCCTCAGGGATACCAGTTACTTTGGCCAGTCATGGAGTAATATGGAGGTGGGAGTAATTTAAGCCCCTCCTGGTGAGTAGGGGTAGGAAGAATGCTGTTAGTGTTATAGTCTAGGACACCACCATTGGACACATGTCCCTTCTCCCCAACCAGGTGACTTGGTCTCTGAGGATTCTTTTAGTTCCTCCGCCCTTGGCTATCTTTGGTGTCATCACTCCTGGGAGTAGGAGTGAGGGGAAGGGGATGACTGGGGACCAGTATTTGTCTTCTCAGCTCCTCAGCCTGACCTCTATGCTTCTGGTCAGTTCTACTCTTTTTCCACCCCGTAGCAATGACAGAGTAGGTAAGGTGATTCACCCAGAGCAATTCAGATGGAGGAGAAAACACCTAGAAAGTTCTCCTTTAGCTGTACTCCCCTTTTGAAGATTTGGTTTGCTTCCCTTCTAAGCCTCCATCTCCCTTCTCACTCCGCTACCCATTCCTAGAACTTAGAGATTTCTGTTGTTCATATAATAACAATGACGTAGAACTGACCCAACTGTCCACTGGCAAGagagtagataaagaagatgtgctatattCAGAATTTAATGTTACACAgctgaaaatgaatgaacaagtctTAGGAACCTAACTGAGTTAAAAAAGCAAACCCAAGAAAACCACATATAACACGAGATTGTATTAAGCCAAGAAACCTGCAAAGAATATATTATTTGGGGATGTACGTAAATGTGATGAAactcttgaaaaagagaaaaaggggctgTAAGCATATGGTTCAGGAGAGCTGCTATCTCTTGGGATGGAGCAGACTGGGGAGGGGTGATGAGGTTCCTAAGTTGCCTGGGGCTGCAgctgattgatttatatatgctCCATAATTTATGTATAACATGTAATAtttttacatacaaaatatatgctaGAAATCATTGGCATGACCAAAAAATCTTTATCTGAACATTCTTCTTATGTTGTATGTGTATcagatattttacaaatatagcTCCTTAACATTTACCTATATCAACACAGAATACAAAAGTAAGCAAAATTGGAAGATCTACAACATCCATATTCAATTTGTAAAGAGTTCACAAAGCATTATCCTTCAAACTAAGTAAAAAACATAAATGCTAAGTATGTGTTTCTAGATTATTCACTGGACTTTATTTCcaaaaagcaatctacacattcagtgagtgcaatccctatcaaaatgacaccagcattcttcacagagctaacaatcctaaaatttgtatggaaccagaaaagaccccaaatagccaaagtaatgtgggcaaagaagagcaaagctgggggcatcacaatcccagactttaagctgtattacaaagctgtagtcatcaagacagtatggtattaggtgtctgggtggctcatttggttaagtgtccaacttcagctcaggtcatgatctcgcagtctgtgagttcgagccccatgtcgggctctgtgctgacagctcagaacctggagcctgcttcggattctgtgtctccctctctctctgcccctcccccgcttacgctctgtctctgtcaaaaataaataaatgttgaaaaaaagacattatggtatcgatactgttttttttaagtagcaagCTCTTCTACCACACTTCTTGCCAGGTCAGTAGCACAGGGTAAAATAAAGTTTTCCGTGCTGCTCTTCATGCATGCTGTGGCTTCCTttatataataagtatattttctttgtttatcaaattttcatttaaattccagtatagttaacatacagtgttatattggcttcaggtgtacaatatagtgattcaacacttctataataagtacattttcatcatcacatttaaattttgtttacgTACCAATCTCCAGTCACGTTTAGTTGAATGCATTCTGAAAGAACCACGGCTTTGTTTCTGTATCCTTAGTTTGTTTTGTTGCAGATTCCATTGTGATTTGACAGGGACCCCACATTCGCACATTTTTCCATGCAAAACATTTTATGACCTTGGGCAGCCTCTAATCATCACAGAAAAGAGCTAACCTTCAGtgccaacaaaataaaaaatgtttcattctttcttctaagTAACTTTGAGTGTTTTCAgcatatttttatctcttattttcttgTCAGTGACATTGATGTCACTTGGGACAGTTGCTAGTAGTTTCgtttttaagattaatttttaatagatgtTCATTTTTAGAGCACTTTTGGAGCACATCTCCATAGCACAGTTGAACAGAAGGTACAGAGGTTTCCCATACACTCTGTGCCTCCCCAAACATGCAGAGCATCCCCCATTCTCAACAGCTCAACAGCCTCCACCAGAGTGGGATATTGACTACAATTGATGAgtcaaggggctcctggctggctcaatctgtAGAGCATGTGGTTCTTGCTCTaggggtcgtgaattcaagccccacttttGGCATAGAgcctaacttaaaaaataaatgaatgatgaaccaatacataataatatatttttattaactaaactccctagtttaccttagggttcactgttgtgttgtatattctgtgggttttgacaaatggatGGTTTTAGCAGTCCTCAAAAAGATATCGATAGAAAATGCAAAGCCAGTAAGACTGTGTCCTAGGGTTTTTCTTGCCTGCAGAACACTAAGTCAACCTTTTTCTTATCCACAGGCTGAAAGGTCAGATTCCTGAAATTAAGCAGACAttagaaattctaaaatacatgcagaagaaaaaagtaagtgcatttttgtttataaatgtgAATGAACCAGAATACTTCAGCAGAAATTCATCTTCCTTGACTCCTTGGTTACTGGTATTTGAATGTGCTGGTAGATCCAGTCTGCCGCCTTGATTCTTATGTACATGTGCAGTGTGCTTCTGTGATAAATGTGGCTTTGTGGCTTGTTTTTCCAAGTCAGCTTTAATTTTAGGGTCTACACATCTTGGATTATTTTACTTATATGGAGTAGTCATAAAACTTAAATgcaatttgaaattattttcttttaaaaatttttttaatgtttgtttatttttgagagagacagagagagcacgaatgggagggagggcagagaggtagggagatgcagaatctgaagcaggctccaggctctgagctgccagcacagaacccgacgcagggcttgaacccacaaactgtgagattgcaaccttagccaaagtcagacacttaaccaactgagccacccaggcaccccaaaattatttttgatacaaaaagaaaataccttattTTGAGGTAACAGCATctaagggtttttgttgttgttgttctccctAAGAATAAGGAGTGAGTCCAAGATTTACAGATCTGCAAAGAATCTTAGAAATTATGCTTTGGGTTCTCATTTCACAGTTGAGGGGACCATTACAGAGAGGTTACACTTGACCAGTGTCACATAGCTGGTTATTGGCAGAACTGGATTTGAAAATGTGCTGAGTCTTAATCCCATACTCATTAGAGgctataaagattaaattttataAGCATATTATATTTAATAGATTATATGtaggtgtatatgtatatgatttaTTACTTGACAGGATAACTGTATTTctaatacattattttatgtggtgaagttttttttaatatcatttattgtcaagttagctgacCTACAGTATAGATAGTGTGCTTtcggcttcgggagtagattcccatgattcatcacttacatacaacacccagtgctcatctcaacaagtgccctcctcagtgcccatcacccatttacccctcttcctcacccctacccccatcaaccctcagttttttctctgtattcaagagtctcttatggtttgcctccctctctgtttgaaactatttttccccttcccttcccccatggtcttctgttaagtttctcaaattacacatatgagtgaaaacatatgatatctgtctttctctgactgacttgtttcactcagcataatatcttccagttccatccacatttttgcagatggcaggacttcattctttcccattgccaagtagtattccactgtatctATAAACTCATGTGGTGAAATTTGTAAGAAACTTCAGAAAACTGGTTGGTTGGGCATGAAGCACTGATGAAGTAATAATTGCTGACTCTTGCATagcacttactttgtgccaggcactgttgtgtgtgtgtgtctgtgtttgtgtaaAGTCTGCTCGCTACAGCCTTCAGAGATGTAGGGACAATTTTCCTAATTTTACAGACCAGGaacctgagacacagagaggtcaagtgaaaTGCTCAATTTACACAGGTAGTAAGTAGCTGATCCAGAATCCATCCCCCCCCACACGCAGGTGTCTGGCTCCAGCGTTCATTTCTATTGCCACTACACTTAGTTGGCGTGATGGTACAGTTTTCAGTGACTTAGGTTCAGATCTGTGATCTCTCTTTTATAACCTTTTTAATTAAACTGACCTATTTACAGTACTGTCATTTTTTTCCAAGGAGTCCACCAGCTCACTGGAGACTAGATTCTTACTGGCAGATAACCTGTATTGCAAGGCTTCAGTTCCTCCTACTGATAAAGTGTGTCTGTGGTTGGGGGTAAGTAACCGAAATGGCCACAGCTTTCTTGGCTTACATTTGTAAACCAGCATGGTTTTCCCGGCATAGCAGTACTGTTTGAGCTGGGTAAAGTGCCCATCTGTCTTTGACCCTGGAAGGAACAGAGGTGGAGTTCAAGGGGTCTGTACTGGAGACGGACTGAGGTGAGGAGTGTGGTGAGCTGTACAATATGCTCGGGTCTCTCCTGGTCAAGACAGAACTACCTGAAACCCTCATCCCCTTCCTCTCGTGCTGTATCGTTTAAATCTAACAGAAGGAAGAGCAAGAGAAGTAAAATGGAAAGGACTGTTGAACCTCCGATAAATGTTTCTTCCCCATAAGAGTTTATTAGTTCTCTCTAAAGTTAAGGggaaaagatgattaaaaaacCTTGAAAATGGAGTCCATTTTTTAAACCGTATATTTCAATTTTAGACAATTTCATAGGCCTTGTCTGTGATTTTTCCTGCCTTACTCCTCTCAGTCGCCTGACCAGACATCCAGGCCATTCCTGATGGGCCAGGTAACTGTCCACAGGTCTCATTACCCCAGGCAGGTTCTCATACAAAGTAACAAGCTACGTGTACAGCTCCAAAGTGTAGAGATTTTCTGAAAACTAAACAGTAATAAGAGTGTCAGTTGACTCGGGAATGAGATTGGGGTCTGGGATTTAAGAGACATGTActtccattgaattttttttttgtcctattcGAATTTGTATACAGTTTTCTAACTGTCACGGATTGGGTTATTCagtcagtaagtatttatttatgtagcacctactttgtgccagacactTTCATATTGTCTGTctgatttaatccttacaaccatcttttgagtaatttttaaattccatttgtcAGATGAGGGAAGTGGTTCAGGAAATGCCCAGTGTAAGTCAGGTGATGGGAAGAGTTCAGTGCTGGAGGAGGTTTGGTTCCCCACCTCCAGAATGCCTGCATCTCTAAGTGTAGGCAGTAACACCAGAGCTTCAGAATTCAACACAGTCACTTTGTCTTTGCTCCTAACATCTGTTGGAGGTAGGAAGGGGACAATAGGGgctgctgggtggttcagtcggttaagcgtccgacttcagctcaggtcatgatcttgctgttcgtgagttcgaacccaacgtcaggctctgtgctgacagcttagaacctggagcctgcttcagattctgtgtcttcctctctgcccgcccccctctcaaatataaataaaatcattaaaaaatatttgaagaaaaggaaggggacagTAAAAGCTTGCCATTACTGGATcaaattacataatatatatgtatttgaaaacTTAAATTACTTAAGCTTAAGCTCAgaaacaactttctttttttaaattaaattaaaatttaatgtttatttattttagagagagagagcacaagaaggggagaggcagagagagggagggagacacagaatctgaaacagattccaggctctgagctgtcatcagagaccccacgcagggttcgaactcacaaaatgtgagatcatgacctgggcctaagtcagacacttaactgactgagccactcagtcgcccCAGAAACAGCTATTTACATTGATTcaaatgtggggcacctgagtggctcagtcggttaagtgtccaactcttggtttcagctcaggtcgtgatctcacagtttatgagatggagccctgagtcaggctctgcactgatagtgtggtgcctgcttggaatcccctctctccctctgtctccctctctcaaactaaataaattgtaagaaaataaattgattcAAATGTAATACAATATACTGTCATCATGGAGGTTGTAGAAAGATGGAATTTGATGTTTGATCACTGGTTTTTCTCTTAATTCTCCTGTTTACTTACTATCTATATGAGTGTAGGCAACCTGACCTCTTTGAGCCCACATTTTCTTAGCTGTAAAGAAGGTGGTAACTTGACTGACCAGGGTTGTTTATGAGGAATAGATGATGTagtgtatgtaaatatattctcTAACCCAGGGATCAATAAACTTTGTGTAAAAggtcagagagtaaatattaaaaaaaatgttttttaacgtttatttatttttgaaatagagtgtgagcagagaaggggcagggagagagggagacacagaatctgaagcaggctccaggttccaagctgtcagtacagagcttgatgtggggctcgaacttacaaactgtgagatcatgacctgaaccaaagttggatgcccaaccgactgggccacccaggtgccccatggtcagagagtaaatattttggtTCTGCAGACCACACGGTCTCTGTCACGAgtacccagctctgccactgtggTGTGAACGCATAAGTGAATAGAGAATATCTGGAGTCCAAGAAAACTTCTAAGAAAGGGCAGCTAGATTTGGCCTAACCCCTGCCGACCCTGTGAGACACTGTGTGAATGTTGAGTAATTGTTGTGACTTTCTCTCTCCAGGCTAATGTGATGCTTGAATATGATATTGATGAAGCCCAGGCATTGTTGGAAAAGAATTTATCAACTGCTACAAAGAATCTTGATTCCCTTGAGGAAGACCTTGACTTTCTTCGAGATCAATTTACTACCACAGAAGTCAGTATCCTTTCTTTAACTAAaagcaaagggaggaaaagagaaagatgattTTCAACACTCTTATTTGCATTACTTTGATGAGAAGAATATCCTTATTCCTGGGCTAATTTGAAGTTGCAGATTTTATGAGAGTGATAAATAACATGTTTGGAACTAATACTGAAATAAGTTTGTAGATAGGTTAATCTGACCTGAGTTGTGAAGGTTTGGAAACTGCAAAATGCATAAGcgtttttctttcaaatattttttcaagatgCCTTCATAGCCAGTTGAATAGTTTAATCCGCAAGCATTTATTAAGGGTCTCCCATGTTGCTGCAACTGTGCTAAGCTGTATGGGGCACAGGATGGTGAGGGAATCAGTGCAAAAAAAGAGCGGCAGAGTCTTGCTGTGTTAGAGCTAAACATATATAAAGCTACATCATAATTTCATAGCAAAATATAAGTTCATTTCGTGTATGCCACGCCAAGGCAATATAAAGTTAGGGAAAGAGATATGAGCTGGAATTAGTGCAAAGAAGACTTGGGGAAGTTAGAACTTGGTTTATTTTGAAAGGCAGTAGAGGGTTCAGACGAGCAGAGAAGAGAGGTGGAGGCAGGTGTTCTGCTTAGGGAGGGGGCAGCTGTATTGAAACCCAGCTCTGTGCCTCTCCTTTCTGACTTCTCTCTCCTGGTTCCTATTGCGGACACTGGTCCCACACACTCCCCAGGACAGAAACTCGGGAGTTGCTCTCCACTCCTCTTTCATCACCAAGAGCCAACCAATCACCAGATTCTTGTCAAATTTCCCTTGTAAACCTCTCTGTCCATTGTCTCCTTTTGGCCTTCCAGAACCTAGACTAAGTAGTTTTATAGTCTGTTTTTCTCCCATCTCTCCTTCACACTATCTCCAGTGTGAATTTACTGAGTCACGCATCCTATTTTTGCTCCTCTGGTTGCGATAGAGAACTTCAGTGGCTCCCTGTTGCAGGAAAGGTATGCACAGAGGCCCTGAGTGAAGTGTCCCATACCATCTTACCTTGTGCCCCTGACCtcttcctgccccagcctccccaccccgccccgtgcACCTGGGTTCCAAGTAGCCCCAATCGGTTCTCCTCACTGCCCCCTGCCATTTCCACTTTGTTCCTCCCACCTGGAACAATTTCCCCCTATTTATGTTTCTGTGGGTTACTCCTACAGAAGTAACTGTACTTCCTAGTACAGTTCAAGTATCAGATCATTTCTATACCTGTTCAGATCCTCAGGGTGTTTTATTGTTTCTCTGTGCTTACTTAGCGCTTTGCACTCAGTACTTGGTTTTCTGTGCCAGGTCGGGAGCACTGCAAGCGTGGGAGCTGCACCTGTTCTTTTCTCCACGGCATGTGGCACGCGGCACACAGCGGCCGCTGAGTACTTGGGTGACGGAAGGCAGGCCTGGTGGAGGCCTAGAGCAGGGGCTGGGATGGGACTCGTGATGTGGAGATTTGATCCACAGAAGTCCAGGGAAATAGCTATCAAACTCGTAGAGGATAACATTGGAGAAAATCTAGATGGCCTGAGTTACACTGGTGACTTTaggatacaacaccaaaggcatagTCCATGAAAGAAATCACTGATATGCGAGGGCCTACACAGGGTGGTGCTtgtggaaaggaaaataaattgagTGAATGTCCTATTAAACCAAAGGGGGGGTAAGAGATGAAATTATTGATAATTGAATTGTACTAATTTAAATATTGCCTGTAAGGATATGGTGTCAACAGTCTTTGAAATTTCATGGATGAGGAGCTATCTTTAAAACTGTTGACAGTGTCAAGGACATGTTTTGTCAAGTATAAGGCTTCAGTTGGCTACATATGCTAAACAGTTGTTGACTTGAGGCCTTGACTTTGTATTGGTGGAATTTAGTTCCAGTATTTTCTTAGCAAATGGTATTCTAGCAAGATAGCTCACAATCCTAGCTGTTACCGGTATTTTGTGTGCACGATTTCTGATTCAACATGTGAGTGAATACTTACTTAGTCATTGCGTATGTTATCTTTAGAattgcatttgcattttctttgacaATTCTTGCAGATATGGCCAGGGTTTATAATTGGgatgtaaaaagaagaaacaaagatgatTCTACCAAGACCAAAGCATAATGCTGGCAATTAAAAATGTGGTTCAGTTTTCAAAACATGTTATTTTAAGTACCCCAAAGTTTATCCCTAAAGGTTGACATTactttgactgatttttttgaACAGTAAGAGCGGtagttaaaactttaaaaaacaagataaacattttattataaaaacaaagttagtttcaaatattttgtgaaattagcagtattttaatttttttatttccaacaaAGTAAATGCTACtttcatctttttgttgttgttgtcggtCATAAACAAAGTCTTAGCTGGAATGGCTGAAAACTGTGAGGTATACTCTTGAACCTAATTCCAGACACTAGCacagtttactttttctttattggcTGATATTACTCTTACTTGATGTAGTTAAACCAGTTTAGAGATAGGAAAAGCACTTAGTTTAAATATTTCCAAACTTGTTTTCTTTAGTACATGTGGGGCTTTATGGCTCTCTGTTGCTGTTATTTGTCTTATATAATGGATTTTCATGAAGTGCTGCTTAGCCAATAGCTATCTATTATAATATTCTGTACTTTTAAGGAACTGGTAATTGGCCTTCCTAAGTAGTAAGAGGGCTATTGAGACGCTTTTTCTTACCCCATAGAAGTACACAGTGTCTTTGCAATGTCAACATAAGGGAGATCTTGGCCAACGTGAAACAACAAAATTCTTTAGCCTCTCAAAACTCTTGGCTAAGgcaattttgtatttcttaacaGTTCTCCAAAGCAGCTGAACAAAAATGTTAAGCTAAATATAAATCTGCAGTGGTTGAAAAGATTTGTGAGCTTTTTTTATTCATGATAAGACCTCATGGAAAGACTAGAAAATCCCTGTGGAAAGCCGTTGGTACAGTGGCTAACGCTGGATGTAGAGATTCTGgtaaaaacacaaatgtattattcCATCTCCATGTAGAGAACAAAATATACTCGTACAATGTTTTGTAGTTGTATTTCATGATATTAAAACATTGAAGTTAAAACTGCGGCCTGGCACCTTTTTTTCACATTATTCTTTCTAAAGTTAACATGtatcttttcacatatttgtaaAGCACGTTTACTTCACCTTAAAACCAGCATGTCCCAAGAACTTATGTTTGTAGAAATAACACAGAATCCCTTTGGAAGGAGTACAGATCAGCAAACAATTGAGTAGTTAAATCTGAAAGATACCAAAGTTCCTTAAGTcagttttttcataattttaaatttccatatttaatttttgaacttTGTAAACAtcttgagatattttattttattttatttttttttaaatttttttttcaacatttatttatttttgggacagagagagacagagcatgaacgggggagggggcagagagagagggagacacagaatcggaaacaggctccaggctctgagccatcagccca carries:
- the VBP1 gene encoding prefoldin subunit 3 → MAAAKDGCGLGEVAAGNGRRLHLGIPEAVFVEDVDSFMKQPGNETADIVLKKLDEQYQKYKFMELNLAQKKRRLKGQIPEIKQTLEILKYMQKKKESTSSLETRFLLADNLYCKASVPPTDKVCLWLGANVMLEYDIDEAQALLEKNLSTATKNLDSLEEDLDFLRDQFTTTEVNMARVYNWDVKRRNKDDSTKTKA